Proteins from a single region of Candidatus Bathyarchaeum sp.:
- a CDS encoding alpha/beta hydrolase, with amino-acid sequence MNFENKSPSGLQLRFMAGDYKEFAKVYTVYSVGRKPNLSGGYTTRDMASDYAEMVRNELDPPVDILGLSTGGTIAQYFALDH; translated from the coding sequence TTGAATTTTGAGAACAAGTCTCCTTCTGGGCTTCAGCTTCGTTTTATGGCGGGGGACTATAAAGAGTTTGCAAAAGTGTATACTGTTTATTCTGTTGGACGAAAACCGAACCTTTCTGGCGGTTACACTACTCGGGACATGGCAAGCGATTATGCTGAAATGGTTCGAAACGAGTTAGATCCTCCTGTTGACATTTTGGGGCTTTCTACTGGGGGGACCATTGCCCAGTATTTTGCTTTGGACCAC
- the tuf gene encoding translation elongation factor EF-1 subunit alpha, translated as MSNKEKPHLNLVVIGHIDHGKSTTVGHLFSLTGAVDERTTRAYEEEAKKLGKETFKFAWVLDKLKEERERGMTIDVAYLKFETPKYEFTIIDAPGHRDFVKNMITGASQSDCAILLISAKRGEFEAGIGSGGQTREHAFLAYTLGVNQIVVAINKMDDASVNWSEERYNEVKNEMERMLKMSGFNPARIHFVPTSGWTGDNLQKRSENMPWYKGPTLFEALDQMEVPAKPTTKPLRIPIQDIYTITGIGSVPVGRVETGILKEGDELVFMPGNVKGQVKSIETHHVMVKQALPGDNIGFNVRGISKKDVHRGDVAGHSSNPPTVAKEFIGQIIVIHHPTAIAAGYSPVLHSNTGQISCRFKELISKFDPRTGQITEKNPSFLKTGDGAFVRFEPIQPMAVEAYSEFPELGRFAVRDMGTTVAAGVVKEITVKG; from the coding sequence ATGAGTAACAAAGAGAAACCCCATCTGAACTTGGTGGTTATTGGTCACATCGACCACGGAAAATCAACTACTGTAGGTCACCTTTTCTCTCTCACCGGCGCAGTTGACGAGAGAACAACAAGAGCCTACGAAGAAGAAGCCAAAAAACTAGGAAAAGAGACATTCAAGTTTGCTTGGGTCTTGGACAAGCTCAAAGAAGAACGAGAACGTGGTATGACCATCGACGTTGCATACCTCAAATTTGAAACTCCAAAATATGAGTTCACAATCATTGATGCACCAGGACACCGCGACTTCGTAAAGAACATGATTACTGGTGCAAGCCAATCTGACTGTGCAATTCTTCTCATTTCTGCAAAACGAGGAGAATTCGAAGCAGGAATTGGTTCTGGCGGACAAACCCGCGAGCACGCCTTCTTGGCATACACTCTTGGTGTAAACCAGATTGTAGTAGCCATCAACAAGATGGATGATGCTTCAGTAAACTGGAGCGAAGAACGCTACAACGAAGTCAAGAACGAAATGGAACGCATGCTCAAAATGTCTGGATTCAACCCAGCAAGGATTCACTTCGTTCCAACTTCTGGATGGACTGGTGACAACCTGCAAAAACGCAGTGAAAACATGCCTTGGTACAAAGGCCCAACACTGTTTGAAGCCCTTGACCAAATGGAAGTCCCAGCAAAACCAACAACCAAACCTTTGAGAATTCCAATTCAGGACATCTATACAATCACTGGAATTGGCTCCGTTCCTGTCGGCCGTGTTGAAACCGGTATTCTAAAAGAAGGCGATGAACTAGTTTTCATGCCTGGAAACGTAAAAGGTCAGGTCAAATCCATCGAAACTCACCACGTAATGGTTAAGCAAGCACTCCCAGGAGACAACATTGGATTCAACGTCAGAGGCATCTCAAAGAAAGATGTCCACCGCGGTGACGTAGCAGGTCATTCTTCTAACCCCCCCACAGTAGCAAAAGAGTTCATCGGACAAATCATCGTTATCCACCACCCAACTGCAATCGCTGCTGGATACTCTCCTGTATTGCACTCTAACACTGGTCAGATTTCATGCAGATTCAAGGAACTTATTTCCAAATTCGATCCAAGAACTGGTCAAATCACTGAAAAGAACCCTTCGTTCTTAAAGACTGGTGACGGTGCATTCGTACGCTTTGAACCCATCCAGCCAATGGCTGTAGAAGCCTACAGCGAGTTCCCAGAACTAGGACGCTTCGCCGTCCGAGACATGGGCACAACAGTTGCAGCCGGTGTAGTCAAAGAAATCACCGTAAAGGGTTAA
- a CDS encoding 30S ribosomal protein S7: protein MEEIKLFGKWSFEGVAVKDPGLNQYISLKPVYIPHSMGRHEHGKFRKAKVSIVERLINNLMRPGSCAGKKTRAITLLRNAFEIINVQTGQNPVQVLVTAVENTAPGEDTTRISYGGIAYHQAVDISPQRRVDIALRLLSEGARNQSFGNPKALDEYLAEELIYASRSDVKSYAVKKRNEMERIARSSR, encoded by the coding sequence ATGGAAGAAATCAAACTATTCGGAAAATGGAGCTTTGAAGGCGTCGCCGTAAAAGACCCCGGACTAAATCAATACATTTCACTTAAACCAGTTTACATTCCCCACAGCATGGGACGCCACGAACACGGAAAATTCCGCAAAGCAAAAGTCAGCATAGTAGAACGACTCATAAACAACCTTATGCGGCCAGGTAGCTGTGCAGGCAAAAAAACTCGCGCAATAACCTTACTAAGAAATGCGTTTGAGATAATTAATGTTCAAACTGGACAAAATCCTGTTCAAGTTCTTGTGACTGCAGTAGAAAACACTGCCCCTGGAGAAGACACTACCCGTATCAGCTACGGTGGTATTGCTTATCATCAAGCAGTTGACATCTCTCCCCAAAGGCGCGTTGACATTGCGTTACGTTTACTTTCTGAAGGTGCACGAAATCAATCATTTGGCAATCCAAAAGCTTTGGACGAATATCTTGCTGAAGAGCTGATTTATGCCTCACGTAGTGACGTAAAAAGTTATGCGGTCAAAAAGCGCAACGAAATGGAACGCATCGCACGATCTTCACGTTAA
- a CDS encoding 30S ribosomal protein S12: MGSKSPKGELAARKLLAKRKKFRWKDLYYKRRTLRLDVKSDPLKGAPMARGIVLEKVGIESKQPNSAVRKCVRTQLIKNGRVITAFLPGDGALNVVDEHDEVVVEGISGSRGGAMGDLPGVRWKVSTINGVSLKELVLGKKEKPMR, from the coding sequence AATCACCTAAAGGCGAACTTGCGGCAAGAAAACTACTTGCAAAAAGGAAAAAATTCAGATGGAAAGACCTTTACTACAAACGCCGCACATTACGATTGGATGTTAAATCAGACCCTCTTAAGGGTGCTCCGATGGCTCGGGGAATTGTACTTGAAAAAGTAGGAATTGAAAGCAAACAGCCAAACAGTGCCGTCAGGAAATGTGTACGCACGCAACTTATCAAAAACGGCAGAGTAATTACTGCCTTCCTTCCTGGAGACGGTGCATTAAACGTAGTTGACGAACACGACGAAGTAGTAGTTGAAGGAATCAGCGGCTCCCGTGGTGGAGCTATGGGTGACCTTCCAGGTGTTCGATGGAAAGTATCAACTATTAACGGTGTTTCCCTTAAAGAATTAGTTCTGGGCAAGAAAGAAAAGCCTATGCGTTAA